In Mercurialis annua linkage group LG6, ddMerAnnu1.2, whole genome shotgun sequence, the following are encoded in one genomic region:
- the LOC126686382 gene encoding uncharacterized protein LOC126686382, with amino-acid sequence MFLFCRMSTSLEHLLDNFHVDMTVDMGEVTSGVPNPSTIAVPNPTPDSVNPDLDPASGDQVPAATSESPLLPSKESGPSLKGLPTAGQKRPAEDQAGASTKRPKKKKSSGVSIEEAPRFAAWADAQNPPRLSNVAILHACMENIMIKEDIESIDREHGDNLAEFACLGGFSVVQSIAVLERRRRDAVDQLKKLQRDSESWLSEKQKMEEEAGEATGLIQQLRSSVSTKTREISALEARIRTLSEEVESLQSSSGALTKERDDLKKEEERLRRRLGDSGSFYSQVMTQYRLAIGAKLREQNPGVDLSGVNQLDPASLAKEVKAKLDKQKQDALKKA; translated from the exons atgtttttgttttgtaggatgtcgacttctcttgaacatttgcttgacaattttcatgtcgatatgactgtagatatgggcgaggtgacTAGCGGCGTTCCTAATCCCTCTACAATTGCCGTGCCGAATCCGACGCCTGATTCGGTGAATCCTGATCTTGATCCTGCTTCTGGCGAtcaagttcctgctgcgacttccgagtcgcctctgcttccttcgaaggagtcaggtccttctctgaaggggttgcctaccgccggccagaagcgtcctgctgaggaccaggctggagcttctaccaagcgtcccaagaagaagaaatcttctggggtgtctattgaggaggcacctcggtttgctGCTTGGGCGGACGCGCAAAATCCGCCTCGTCTTTCAAATgtcgccattcttcatgcttgcatggagaatattatgataaaagaggacattgagtccattgatcgcgaacatggcgataatttggctgagttcgcctgtctcggcggtttttcg gtggtccagtccatcgctgttttggagcgccgccgaagggatgcggtggatcaattgaagaagctccagagagattccgaatcctggctctccgagaaacaaaagatggaggaggaggctggcgaggcgactggtctgatccaacagctgaggtcctccgtatctaccaagactcgggagatttccgctttagaggctcggattcgaactttgtccgaggaagtcgagtctctacagtcttcttcaggtgctctcactaaggagagggatgatctgaagaaagaagaggagcgtctccgccggcgattgggtgactctgggagcttttattcccaagtcatgactcagtaccggttggcgatcggggcaaagctgcgggagcagaatccaggcgtcgatctttctggagtcaatcagttggatcctgcttctttggcgaaggaggtgaaggcgaagcttgataagcagaagcaagatgCTCTGAAGaaggcttag